One genomic segment of Gadus chalcogrammus isolate NIFS_2021 chromosome 3, NIFS_Gcha_1.0, whole genome shotgun sequence includes these proteins:
- the ears2 gene encoding probable glutamate--tRNA ligase, mitochondrial: protein MCVAVFTSASVSSCMTMFSLSVSAVTSRCHLFTALHRFVLTSNAGLTYSSTCIGCTSLTNTPFKQESKISAVRNLCTDQDCNVSEKTCPSTENGEVRVRFAPSPTGFLHLGGLRTALYNFIFAKKHGGTFILRLEDTDQNRLVPGADEAIEDMLEWAGIPPDESPRRGGPLGPYRQSERLELYTQAALGLVDAGHAYYCFCSTQRLELLKKEALRSGQTPRYDNRCRHLRAEQVQEKLSTGGPRVIRFRLRSGVEPFQDLVFGWNQHEVAQVEGDPVVMKADGFPTYHLANVVDDHLMGISHVLRGSEWLISTSKHLLLYRALGWSPPAFAHLPLLLNRDGSKLSKRQGDIFIQRFQQAGVLPQALLDLTTHCGSGFATNRIGRKMEDLISEFNPSKITTHSALLDLEKIPEFNRIHLEQRIEDEEQSDSLVKDLQEHIQKAYAEEIQDKDVLRGSYITRILRLRKGHISSLKELVTPGYSYLWVRPSVSYQQVAALTSETQHITSLFLRFIEAQGEELSVEALSKDLKTLAKSAKATKYRDVMKLLRLSLSGLQQGPSVAEMMVSLGRREVIHRFQKLLLLSPIS from the exons atgtgtgtggctgtgttcaCTAGCGCAAGTGTCTCTTCTTGTATGACCATGTTCTCGCTGTCAGTCTCCGCGGTGACTTCCAGGTGTCATCTCTTCACGGCGTTACATCGATTTGTCCTGACTAGTAACGCCGGGCTAACATACTCTTCTACCTGCATCGGATGCACGTCGTTGACGAATACACCGTTTAAGCAGGAGTCCAAAATATCAGCCGTTAGGAATTTATGTACAGACCAAGACTGCAACGTATCTGAGAAAACATGCCCATCCACAGAAAACGGTGAAGTCAGAGTGAGGTTTGCACCGAGTCCTACAG GGTTCCTACATTTAGGGGGTCTCCGCACTGCTTTGTACAACTTCATCTTTGCAAAGAAGCATGGAGGAACTTTCATCCTCCGCCTTGAAGACACGGACCAGAACAGACTGGTACCGGGAGCAGACGAGGCCATAGAAGATATGCTGGAATGGGCTG GTATTCCTCCAGACGAGAGCCCTCGTCGCGGAGGTCCGCTGGGCCCCTACCGACAGTCCGAGAGACTGGAGCTATACACACAGGCCGCCCTGGGCCTCGTGGACGCCGGTCACGCCTACTACTGCTTTTGTAGCACGCAAAGACTGGAGCTTCTCAAGAAGGAGGCGCTGCGCAGCGGACAGACGCCCAG ATATGATAACCGATGCCGACACCTGAGGGCGGAGCAGGTGCAGGAGAAGCTGTCTACGGGAGGTCCACGTGTGATCCGCTTCAGGCTGCGGTCTGGGGTCGAGCCCTTCCAGGACCTTGTCTTCGGCTGGAACCAGCATGAGGTGGCCCAG gtggagggcgACCCCGTGGTCATGAAGGCGGACGGCTTCCCCACCTACCACCTGGCCAACGTGGTGGACGACCACCTCATGGGCATCAGCCACGTGCTGCGGGGCTCCGAGTGGCTCATCTCCACCTCCAAGCACCTGCTGCTGTACCGCGCCCTGGGCTGGAGCCCGCCGGCCTTCGCCCACCTGCCGCTGCTCCTGAACCGGGACGGCAGCAAGCTGTCCAAGAGGCAGGGGGACATCTTCATCCAGCGCTTCCAGCAGGCCGGCGTCCTGCCCCAGGCACTGCTGGACCTCACCACCCACTGTGGCTCGGGCTTCGCCA CTAATAGAATAGGCAGGAAGATGGAGGACCTGATCTCAGAGTTCAACCCATCCAAGATCACAACCCACTCTGCTTTACTTGACCTGGAAAAAATCCCAGAGTTCAACCG AATCCACCTCGAGCAGCGAATAGAAGACGAGGAGCAAAGTGATTCGCTGGTGAAGGATCTGCAGGAACACATTCAGAAGGCCTACGCAGAAGAGATCCAGGACAAAGACGTTCTTCGTGGGAGCTACATCACTCGCATCCTACGCCTTCGCAAG GGCCACATATCCTCCCTCAAGGAGCTGGTGACCCCGGGCTACTCCTACCTCTGGGTGCGCCCTTCTGTGTCCTACCAGCAGGTGGCAGCACTCACCTCAGAGACCCAGCACATTACCTCTCTTTTCCTGAG GTTCATTGAAGCGCAAGGGGAAGAGCTGTCTGTGGAGGCTCTCAGCAAGGACCTGAAAACTCTGGCTAAGAGCGCCAAGGCCACCAAATACAGGGACGTCATGAAGCTCTTGAGACTGTCCCTCAGTGGCCTACAG CAAGGTCCAAGTGTAGCGGAGATGATGGTGTCTTTGGGACGCAGGGAAGTCATTCATAGATTCCAGAaacttctccttctctcaccaATTAGCTGA
- the LOC130379564 gene encoding ADP-ribosylation factor-binding protein GGA3-like isoform X2, protein MHNGSMAKRDGEENLDSWLNKATDPNNIEDRWDCIQEFYQLVNQETDGPQVATRLLAHKIQSPQDNEALQALTILEACMDNCGRRFQVEAVKFRFLNELIKVLIPKYLGKWSSDRVKERVTEVLYGWTLWLKEEAKIQEAYRMLKKQGIVKEDPTLSDRIAMPPPSERTKESVFDKEGKAELLARLLKSTCPEDLQTANRLIKNTIKEEQEKAARESRRVSTLKEVETSVSKLGELLAKSSRTGAPVQHSEELRVLYEHCDRLRPSLFRLASETTDDDAALAQLLAANDELTQVVTTYKERAAKSEGDQASRGTSRREENTVYAPPTSPRGIRSYHLIDLSALDAPPNQRTAESPLSSSPLFLLSSLPPPAPSGNGTLPSGVDLELIDLGKTEHAQPCRTEGTRNTYSKELLLVSRGLRMNYDDACGGGDYFLPAQSGSRAKGSSGKGADTICSFIQNPPSAVSGLPLTLQCQPLDGPLSPGESEGRRPPPQPCTNTHLPMDAVRPSQLEPLPVWDQAGVHVSLHFPRDPPRENPGEAVVVLSAINTSSLPVRDFLFKAAVPKGMSVKLQPSSGSQLPPFNPVLPPAAISQVLLLSNPQKLKLRLRYKLALLHGDQPLSETGEIESFPPWTSLVDV, encoded by the exons ATGCACAACGGCTCCATGGCGAAAAGAGACGGAGAAGAAAACCTGGACTCATGGCTCA ATAAAGCCACAGACCCCAATAATATTGAAGACAGGTGGGATTGTATCCAGGAATTCTACCAACTTGTCAACCAGGAGACCGATGG TCCTCAGGTAGCGACGCGGCTTCTGGCCCACAAGATCCAGTCGCCCCAGGACAACGAAGCTCTGCAGGCTCTCACC ATTCTGGAAGCATGCATGGACAACTGTGGCAGGAGATTTCAAGTGGAGGCCGTTAAATTCCGTTTTCTCAATGAACTCATCAAAGTGCTGATTCCAAAG TACTTGGGCAAATGGAGCTCAGACAGGGTGAAGGAGCGGGTGACTGAGGTGCTCTACGGCTGGACTCTGTGGCTCAAAGAGGAAGCCAAGATCCAGGAAGCATACAGAATGCTTAAGAAACAag gTATTGTTAAAGAAGACCCTACATTGTCAGACCGAATTGCGATGCCCCCACCATCAGAGAGAACCAAAGAGTCCGTCTTTGACAAGGAGGGCAAGGCAgag CTCTTAGCCAGGCTCCTGAAGAGCACATGTCCCGAGGACCTACAGACCGCCAACAGACTCATCAAAAACACCATCAAAGAG gagcaggagaaggcagCGCGGGAATCGAGGCGTGTTTCGACtctgaaggaggtggagaccagCGTCTCCAAGCTGGGGGAGCTGCTGGCCAAGAGCAGCAGGACTGGAGCCCCCGTGCAGCACAGTGAGGAGCTCAGG GTGTTATACGAGCACTGTGATCGACTCAGACCTAGCTTGTTCCGGCTAGCCAGCGAAACGACAGACGACGATGCGGCGCTGGCGCAGCTTCTTGCGGCTAACGACGAGCTAACGCAGGTGGTGACCACCTATAAGGAGAGGGCGGCGAAGAGCGAGGGGGACCAAGCTAGTCGAGGAACATCACGGAGAGAGGAAAATACAGTCTATG CGCCACCCACCAGTCCCAGGGGGATTCGAAGCTACCACCTCATTGACCTGTCCGCCCTGGACGCCCCACCAAACCAAAGAACAGCAgaatcccccctctcctcctctcctctgttcctcctctcgtccctccctccccctgcccccagtGGGAATGGTACCCTCCCCTCAGGGGTTGACCTGGAGCTCATTGACTTAG GCAAAACTGAACATGCCCAACCCTGTCGGACGGAAGGGACGCGGAATACATACTCTAAAGAACTACTGCTG GTCAGCAGAGGACTTCGGATGAATTACGATGATGCATGTGGAGGTGGTGACTACTTCCTCCCAGCTCAGAGTGGCTCTAGGGCAAAAGGCAGCTCTGGGAAGGGGGCTGACACCATCTG CTCATTCATCCAAAACCCACCATCTGCTGTATCAGGACTGCCTCTCACGCTGCAGTGCCAGCCCCTGGACGGCCCTCTGTCCCCAGGGGAATCAGAGGGCCGTCGGCCTCCTCCCCAGCCCTGTACAAACACCCACCTTCCCATGGATGCAGTCAGGCCCA GCCAGCTGGAGCCCCTCCCAGTGTGGGACCAGGCCGGGGTGCACGTCTCCCTCCACTTCCCCCGGGACCCTCCAAGGGAAAATCCCGGCGAAGCCGTGGTGGTTCTCTCTGCCATCAACACCTCCTCCCTTCCTGTGAGGGACTTCCTGTTCAAGGCCGCCGTGCCAAAG GGCATGTCCGTGAAACTCCAGCCTTCCTCTGGCTCACAACTGCCACCCTTCAACCCTGTGCTACCTCCAGCAGCCATCTCCCAGGTTCTCCTCTTGTCCAACCCCCAGAAG ctgAAGCTACGGCTCCGCTACAAACTGGCACTGTTGCACGGCGACCAACCGCTTAGTGAAACAGGCGAGATAGAGAGCTTCCCTCCCTGGACATCTTTAGTGGACGTCTAA
- the LOC130379564 gene encoding ADP-ribosylation factor-binding protein GGA3-like isoform X1: MHNGSMAKRDGEENLDSWLNKATDPNNIEDRWDCIQEFYQLVNQETDGPQVATRLLAHKIQSPQDNEALQALTILEACMDNCGRRFQVEAVKFRFLNELIKVLIPKYLGKWSSDRVKERVTEVLYGWTLWLKEEAKIQEAYRMLKKQGIVKEDPTLSDRIAMPPPSERTKESVFDKEGKAELLARLLKSTCPEDLQTANRLIKNTIKEEQEKAARESRRVSTLKEVETSVSKLGELLAKSSRTGAPVQHSEELRVLYEHCDRLRPSLFRLASETTDDDAALAQLLAANDELTQVVTTYKERAAKSEGDQASRGTSRREENTVYAPPTSPRGIRSYHLIDLSALDAPPNQRTAESPLSSSPLFLLSSLPPPAPSGNGTLPSGVDLELIDLGKTEHAQPCRTEGTRNTYSKELLLVSRGLRMNYDDACGGGDYFLPAQSGSRAKGSSGKGADTIWYAVSFIQNPPSAVSGLPLTLQCQPLDGPLSPGESEGRRPPPQPCTNTHLPMDAVRPSQLEPLPVWDQAGVHVSLHFPRDPPRENPGEAVVVLSAINTSSLPVRDFLFKAAVPKGMSVKLQPSSGSQLPPFNPVLPPAAISQVLLLSNPQKLKLRLRYKLALLHGDQPLSETGEIESFPPWTSLVDV, from the exons ATGCACAACGGCTCCATGGCGAAAAGAGACGGAGAAGAAAACCTGGACTCATGGCTCA ATAAAGCCACAGACCCCAATAATATTGAAGACAGGTGGGATTGTATCCAGGAATTCTACCAACTTGTCAACCAGGAGACCGATGG TCCTCAGGTAGCGACGCGGCTTCTGGCCCACAAGATCCAGTCGCCCCAGGACAACGAAGCTCTGCAGGCTCTCACC ATTCTGGAAGCATGCATGGACAACTGTGGCAGGAGATTTCAAGTGGAGGCCGTTAAATTCCGTTTTCTCAATGAACTCATCAAAGTGCTGATTCCAAAG TACTTGGGCAAATGGAGCTCAGACAGGGTGAAGGAGCGGGTGACTGAGGTGCTCTACGGCTGGACTCTGTGGCTCAAAGAGGAAGCCAAGATCCAGGAAGCATACAGAATGCTTAAGAAACAag gTATTGTTAAAGAAGACCCTACATTGTCAGACCGAATTGCGATGCCCCCACCATCAGAGAGAACCAAAGAGTCCGTCTTTGACAAGGAGGGCAAGGCAgag CTCTTAGCCAGGCTCCTGAAGAGCACATGTCCCGAGGACCTACAGACCGCCAACAGACTCATCAAAAACACCATCAAAGAG gagcaggagaaggcagCGCGGGAATCGAGGCGTGTTTCGACtctgaaggaggtggagaccagCGTCTCCAAGCTGGGGGAGCTGCTGGCCAAGAGCAGCAGGACTGGAGCCCCCGTGCAGCACAGTGAGGAGCTCAGG GTGTTATACGAGCACTGTGATCGACTCAGACCTAGCTTGTTCCGGCTAGCCAGCGAAACGACAGACGACGATGCGGCGCTGGCGCAGCTTCTTGCGGCTAACGACGAGCTAACGCAGGTGGTGACCACCTATAAGGAGAGGGCGGCGAAGAGCGAGGGGGACCAAGCTAGTCGAGGAACATCACGGAGAGAGGAAAATACAGTCTATG CGCCACCCACCAGTCCCAGGGGGATTCGAAGCTACCACCTCATTGACCTGTCCGCCCTGGACGCCCCACCAAACCAAAGAACAGCAgaatcccccctctcctcctctcctctgttcctcctctcgtccctccctccccctgcccccagtGGGAATGGTACCCTCCCCTCAGGGGTTGACCTGGAGCTCATTGACTTAG GCAAAACTGAACATGCCCAACCCTGTCGGACGGAAGGGACGCGGAATACATACTCTAAAGAACTACTGCTG GTCAGCAGAGGACTTCGGATGAATTACGATGATGCATGTGGAGGTGGTGACTACTTCCTCCCAGCTCAGAGTGGCTCTAGGGCAAAAGGCAGCTCTGGGAAGGGGGCTGACACCATCTGGTACGCTGT CTCATTCATCCAAAACCCACCATCTGCTGTATCAGGACTGCCTCTCACGCTGCAGTGCCAGCCCCTGGACGGCCCTCTGTCCCCAGGGGAATCAGAGGGCCGTCGGCCTCCTCCCCAGCCCTGTACAAACACCCACCTTCCCATGGATGCAGTCAGGCCCA GCCAGCTGGAGCCCCTCCCAGTGTGGGACCAGGCCGGGGTGCACGTCTCCCTCCACTTCCCCCGGGACCCTCCAAGGGAAAATCCCGGCGAAGCCGTGGTGGTTCTCTCTGCCATCAACACCTCCTCCCTTCCTGTGAGGGACTTCCTGTTCAAGGCCGCCGTGCCAAAG GGCATGTCCGTGAAACTCCAGCCTTCCTCTGGCTCACAACTGCCACCCTTCAACCCTGTGCTACCTCCAGCAGCCATCTCCCAGGTTCTCCTCTTGTCCAACCCCCAGAAG ctgAAGCTACGGCTCCGCTACAAACTGGCACTGTTGCACGGCGACCAACCGCTTAGTGAAACAGGCGAGATAGAGAGCTTCCCTCCCTGGACATCTTTAGTGGACGTCTAA